One genomic window of Gracilinema caldarium DSM 7334 includes the following:
- a CDS encoding CDP-glycerol glycerophosphotransferase family protein — translation MIRLTYLCVLFLLVISPVFGYIDPGTGSMLFSFLTGLAVTLYFFLKNCLLRLKNLSIRTNKAIIGEKPTFVFYSEGGRYWNVFKPIVEEFHRRGITCSYFTSDLADPGLQFQSNYIQVRFIGEGNKAYHTLNFLEADICITTTPGLDVLQFKRSPGVKHYIHILHAVTDATLYRLFGLDYYDSVFLTGPYQIKDLRTLERLRGTKPKRLEVVGCTYLDELALIAKSIVASPPLETTTKTVLVAPSWGENGMLRRFGMKLLRPLAESGYHVIIRPHPQSFISELPTINKLKKELAHYSSVEWNEDRENIYVLSRADILISDFSGVIFDYLFLFGRPVVYADFNFDLRPYDAADVDLEPWTFRTLRAIAHPLKEEEFFKIGSYLNSLEENKDRNLALAKAREEAYANPGFAGVYATDQLLKIHSEL, via the coding sequence ATGATACGTCTGACTTATCTATGTGTGTTGTTTTTATTGGTCATTTCACCGGTCTTTGGATATATAGATCCAGGTACTGGGAGTATGCTTTTTTCTTTTCTAACTGGTTTAGCGGTTACACTGTATTTCTTTTTAAAAAATTGCTTATTACGATTAAAAAATCTTTCTATTCGTACAAATAAAGCAATTATTGGAGAAAAACCAACCTTTGTTTTTTATTCTGAAGGTGGGCGTTATTGGAATGTATTTAAACCAATTGTAGAAGAGTTCCATCGCCGTGGTATTACATGTTCCTACTTTACTTCCGATCTGGCTGATCCTGGATTACAATTCCAATCTAACTATATACAAGTACGATTTATTGGTGAAGGGAATAAAGCCTATCATACCCTTAATTTTCTTGAGGCCGATATATGCATAACCACAACTCCTGGCTTGGATGTATTACAATTTAAACGTTCCCCTGGTGTTAAGCACTATATACATATCCTTCATGCCGTGACAGATGCTACCCTTTATCGCCTTTTTGGTTTAGATTATTATGATTCAGTGTTTCTTACAGGTCCATATCAAATTAAAGACTTAAGAACCCTTGAACGCTTAAGGGGTACAAAGCCTAAACGTCTTGAAGTTGTGGGCTGTACCTATTTAGATGAATTGGCATTAATTGCGAAATCTATTGTTGCAAGTCCGCCTCTAGAGACGACTACTAAAACAGTTCTAGTAGCACCCTCTTGGGGTGAAAATGGTATGCTAAGACGTTTTGGTATGAAGTTATTACGTCCTTTAGCTGAATCTGGATACCACGTAATTATACGACCCCATCCGCAAAGCTTTATATCTGAACTACCGACTATTAATAAGCTGAAAAAGGAGTTGGCCCATTATTCATCAGTTGAATGGAATGAAGACAGGGAAAATATATACGTTCTTTCCCGTGCTGATATTCTTATTTCAGATTTTTCTGGTGTTATTTTTGACTATCTTTTTCTTTTTGGTAGACCAGTTGTTTATGCGGATTTTAATTTCGATTTACGTCCCTATGACGCTGCCGATGTAGATTTGGAGCCATGGACCTTCCGCACCCTTCGGGCCATAGCTCACCCTTTAAAGGAAGAAGAATTTTTCAAAATAGGGTCTTATTTAAATTCTTTAGAAGAAAATAAAGATCGAAATTTGGCTCTTGCAAAAGCTCGAGAAGAAGCCTATGCCAATCCTGGTTTTGCAGGTGTATATGCTACTGATCAGCTATTAAAAATACACAGCGAATTATAA
- the yidC gene encoding YidC/Oxa1 family membrane protein insertase, whose amino-acid sequence MSIWMMLHTLVIWPIRAIVEILFVVFQVVFDYKPGISIVFISLIINTILLPIYKVADRWQQEDRQIRDRMKKKLADIKAVFKGDERQMMVNTYYRQMGYSPFNALKASTGLLLQIPFFIGAYEFLSHTKSLQGYSFLFLANLGEPDGLLGFNLLPIIMTIINILSSLVYTRGAPLRERMQLIVMAGIFLVLLYNSPSGLVLYWTLNNLFSLGKNLANRYLKKPILALYWTITLFSLIVAIGLLVGLASLKPYYRYTLVAFFLAVPFIPLLWSRIMDFIDRSIQNVPLDRGLYYGSWLILFVLIGLFIPAQTIASSPTEFENPWSFILRTALQGFSACILLPGFIWSFSDSRHKRVLSVLSAFSAILALISFFILSGNYGTMTRGFVFDNPHLLKTNFPLWVTILAVVITIVLCIFLLNYKKLRFFKIFLGAASIAVLLSTSVELFAMNQDLHEVSQTTSSIKTNQETIFHIARDKNNTFIIFLDRAIGVAFNHALALLPDTISEFEGFVWYPKTISFGDCTILGVPSIFGGYDYTPWNINKRTEKPLVDKINESLTLLPRLYSDLGWRVAITDPSLAGLKWVPDISIFNGIPNVTARNIKGLYAKRFLEEHAYPPEPITETFDYDILFRFSLFRVVPPALRYMIYYNGGWWRDGRSNSFERSLAVFPNLYYLKDLCAIDNGPPSLNIFMNESTHEYGAFTTDYMPSRDPVLYGKADLERFGSQGDAAYAYAFLASIRALGNWIRYLKAEGVYDNSLIIIVADHGGRFHNTLFEIPSLERYNPLFLVKERGARGTLRMSDEFMTIAEVPFILSKIDPIDSKNPFTGNNLHRYTHEPLRIYEAPGSQNRHGPIGFTLTSSRAYLGGDIYSARSWGNIEK is encoded by the coding sequence ATGAGTATTTGGATGATGTTACATACACTGGTGATTTGGCCTATACGAGCTATTGTGGAAATTCTTTTTGTTGTTTTTCAGGTTGTTTTTGATTATAAACCAGGTATCTCAATAGTATTTATTAGTTTGATAATCAATACGATATTACTTCCCATATATAAAGTGGCAGATCGGTGGCAACAGGAAGATCGTCAGATACGTGATCGGATGAAAAAGAAACTTGCGGATATCAAAGCCGTGTTCAAAGGTGATGAACGTCAGATGATGGTGAACACTTATTATCGTCAGATGGGTTATTCACCTTTTAATGCACTTAAGGCTAGTACAGGACTTTTATTACAGATACCTTTCTTTATCGGTGCCTATGAATTTCTTAGTCATACAAAGTCTTTGCAAGGATATTCGTTTTTATTTTTAGCTAATTTAGGTGAACCTGATGGTCTATTGGGTTTTAATTTGTTGCCAATTATTATGACAATAATTAATATATTGTCATCACTGGTCTATACTCGAGGGGCGCCACTTCGGGAACGAATGCAACTTATTGTTATGGCAGGAATATTTCTAGTTCTGCTCTATAATTCCCCATCAGGACTGGTATTGTATTGGACGTTAAATAACCTTTTCTCGCTGGGTAAGAATTTAGCAAATAGGTATCTTAAAAAACCTATTTTGGCTTTATACTGGACGATCACGTTATTCTCACTTATTGTGGCTATAGGCTTACTTGTAGGATTAGCTTCACTCAAGCCTTACTATCGTTATACTCTTGTAGCATTTTTTCTTGCAGTACCGTTTATACCTCTTTTATGGTCTCGAATTATGGATTTCATCGATCGATCAATTCAAAATGTACCACTAGATCGGGGCCTTTACTATGGATCTTGGCTTATCCTTTTTGTTTTAATAGGTCTTTTTATTCCTGCTCAAACAATAGCTTCCTCACCTACTGAGTTTGAGAACCCCTGGTCGTTTATACTGAGGACTGCTTTACAAGGCTTTTCTGCATGTATCCTTTTACCTGGTTTTATATGGTCTTTTTCAGATTCAAGACATAAACGAGTTCTTTCGGTCCTTTCCGCTTTTTCTGCCATTTTAGCTTTAATTTCGTTCTTTATATTGAGTGGTAATTATGGAACTATGACAAGGGGTTTTGTATTTGATAATCCTCATTTGCTTAAAACAAACTTTCCACTTTGGGTTACCATTCTTGCTGTTGTTATCACAATCGTCTTATGCATTTTTCTGTTAAATTATAAAAAACTCCGTTTCTTTAAGATTTTTTTGGGTGCAGCCTCAATAGCAGTTTTGCTCAGTACTTCAGTTGAATTATTTGCGATGAATCAAGATTTACATGAGGTTTCCCAAACAACATCATCGATAAAAACGAATCAGGAGACTATATTCCATATTGCTCGTGATAAAAATAATACCTTTATCATTTTCCTCGATCGGGCGATAGGAGTTGCTTTTAATCATGCACTTGCATTATTACCAGATACCATCTCTGAATTTGAGGGCTTTGTTTGGTATCCTAAGACTATTTCCTTTGGAGATTGTACGATCCTTGGTGTGCCTTCGATTTTTGGTGGATACGATTATACCCCTTGGAATATAAATAAACGAACAGAGAAACCTCTGGTAGACAAGATTAATGAATCATTAACTTTATTACCGCGGTTGTACAGTGATTTGGGGTGGCGTGTTGCTATAACCGATCCGAGCCTCGCTGGTCTTAAATGGGTACCAGATATATCGATTTTTAATGGGATCCCTAATGTTACTGCTCGTAATATAAAGGGGCTTTATGCAAAACGGTTTTTAGAGGAACATGCATATCCACCTGAACCGATCACTGAGACTTTTGATTATGATATATTATTCCGTTTTTCATTGTTCCGTGTTGTTCCGCCGGCTTTACGTTACATGATCTACTATAATGGTGGCTGGTGGAGAGATGGAAGATCTAATAGCTTTGAAAGATCTTTGGCAGTTTTTCCCAATTTATATTATCTAAAAGATCTATGTGCCATAGATAATGGTCCTCCTTCTTTAAATATTTTCATGAATGAATCTACACATGAATATGGCGCATTTACCACAGATTATATGCCTTCACGGGATCCTGTTCTTTATGGAAAAGCTGATCTCGAGCGTTTTGGTTCTCAGGGAGATGCTGCATACGCCTATGCATTTCTTGCTTCAATACGAGCTCTAGGAAACTGGATTCGGTACCTTAAAGCAGAGGGCGTCTATGATAACTCTTTGATAATTATTGTGGCAGATCACGGAGGTCGATTTCATAATACGTTATTTGAAATTCCTTCTCTAGAGCGATACAACCCCCTATTTTTAGTGAAGGAGCGAGGTGCTCGGGGAACATTACGAATGAGTGATGAGTTTATGACTATTGCAGAAGTTCCTTTTATATTATCAAAAATAGACCCAATTGATTCGAAAAATCCTTTCACAGGTAATAATCTACACCGTTATACTCATGAACCTTTACGAATATATGAAGCCCCAGGTAGTCAGAACCGCCATGGACCAATTGGTTTTACCTTAACATCATCCCGTGCTTACCTTGGCGGTGATATCTATAGTGCTCGTTCTTGGGGGAATATAGAGAAATGA